The following nucleotide sequence is from Aquarana catesbeiana isolate 2022-GZ linkage group LG08, ASM4218655v1, whole genome shotgun sequence.
CTTCCATTATCTGTACCAGGACGATGTAATTTAATCAAAATGCTATGGATGCTGCAGCTTTTGTATGTATTACATAATTCTCCAGTGTGGGTATACAAAAAGTGGTTCCAAAAGATAGTTGTTATTTTTAGAAAATTGATTTGGAGAGGTGGACTGGCAAGAATTTTTCTGCATACTCTACAATTACAAAGACAGGAAGGTGCTTCCGCACCCTCAGAGCTACATTTTGGCGGCACAATTACAGTATATGGGAGGGATTAATTGGTCGGAAGGGGGATATGTAGGGAGGGAAATGTTGCTACAAAACACTCAGCATGGGTCAATGGTGGAAGTCATGGAGGCAGATTCCTACACTTCTAGGCTCCCTACATTAAGTTTGATGGTGAGAGTATGGGACACAGTGAAGATATTGTTGGGGTATAGTGGATTTACAGAGTATGCCCCCCTTTGGGAGAACAGAAACCTGGGAGAAATCCAGAAGATGGGGACAATTAAGGAATGGGAAAGATGTGGAATAAATTTCATTAACTAGCTATATAAAGACAGTACTCTGAAATCCTTTCAGGAATTGAGAGAACAATATTCTATgccaaataagtatttttttaggTATCTACAGATTAGACATGCCCTGgaagaacagtttggggaaaggacACTTAAATGGAGCAATATTCCATTGCTCCAGAAAGTAATTAATGCAACAACCGCAAAAGGCCTAATCTCAAGCTTATACCTGCATATTTATAAGGGGAGCCTGGAAGGGATAGAAGTCCCATGGAGTAGGAGGAGATGGGAACAGGATGTAGGTACTATAACTGGTTCACAGTGGGGTAGAATTCTGGATTTGGGTTCGTGGTCTCACTCTCCCCCTCCCAGAGGATGTCTCATTTGTTCTTGTTATACAGAGCTTACTGTACCCccaaaagcttttttttgtttgGCCATAGATCAGATTCCAGTTGCCCTAGGTGTGGGAAAGAAGGGGATTTAatccatatgttttggagatgcTGAAGCTATTTCGGTACTGGAAAGAGGTATCTGTAATCATAGGTCAGGTATTTGGAGGACCCCTAGACTGGGATGTAAGGCTATGTGCACTGGGCCTTGTTGAGGGGGAGGGAAATCCTGGACGCACCCAGGTTGCAATTCTTAGATGTTTATTCCAGGCAAGGAAATTGATAGCACAGAGATGGCAATCGGTCCTACCACCATCTAGTAGAGAGTGAGAATGAATGAGATAATATGGAAGGAAAAATCAGTTTATGTCAGGCAAAATAGTATAAAGAAACATGAAGAGATTTGGAAACCCTGGTGGGATGCGAAGTGATACCCCCCTTAGAGTAAGGTGCAAGATAAAATGAGCTAGACACTATCTGTATAAAGAAAGAAGGATTAGGAGGGTAAAGGATATGGCAGGGACAGAggtatcaatataaaaaaaaaagtggcgaaTAAGTATAACAAAGATAGGATGTGACTTACTGCAATGAGAGAGAagtgtgattaaccacttgcttaccgggcacttaaacccccctcctatccagaccaattttctgctttcggcgctgacgcactttgaatgacaattgcgcggtcatacaacactgtacccaaatgaaatttttatcattttttcaccacaaatagagctttcttttggtggtatttgatcacctctgcggtttttactttttattaaaaaaatgtaaaaaactgatttttttttttaaaaaaaagtttatttttttatattttgttttaaaaaattttaaacgggtaatttttctccttcattgatgtacgctgatgaggcggcagtgatgggcactgataggcggcagtgatgggcattgatgggtggcagtgatgggcactgatgggtggcagtgatgggtggcagtggcaggtggcactgattggcactacaggtgggcattgataggtggcacttgtgggcactgataggtggcacttgtgggcactgttaggtggcactgtgggcactgttaggtggcactgtgggcactgttaggtggcactgtgggcactattaggtggcactgtgggcactattaggtggcacttttattgggcactgatgatgcagatgtgcctcttccacttggggaccgatgtccctcacatccgatccggtgatcggcttttttttctactcgcgctgtcagcgtgagtaaaaaaaaaaaccgattaccgatcttttgtttacgtcatgtgatcagctgtcattggctgacagctgatcacatggtaaggggccgggaccggccccttacacagatcggtgatcagccgagtctcagtgactcggtgatcacaacgcgcccggcgcgcgccctgcagggcgcgcgcagggagcgtgcacaggggaggacgtcatatgacgtcctcccgggaatgtaggtccgcgctgtagccgtcattcggctatagcgcggatgccaggtggttaagAGTGCAAGAGtgcaatgtaaaataatacatttgggtggcaaaaatatgaatgcaatctatacactggggggagaacctctgggggaatctaggatggaaaaggacctgggggtcctagtagatgataggttcagcaatggcatgcaatgccaagctgctgctaacaaagcaaacagaatattggcatgcattaaaaaggggatcaactccagagaaaaagcgataattctcccgctctagaagactctagtccggccgcacctggagtatgctgtccagttctgggcaccagttctcaggaaggatgtaatggaaatggagcgagtacaaagaagggcaacaaagctaataaagggtctggaggatattagttatgacgaaaggttgcgagcactgaacttattctctctggaaaagagacgcttgagaagggatatgatttcaatatacaaatgctgtactggtgaccccacaataggaataaaactttttcgcataagagagtttaacaagacatgtggcacctgaatgatcgcaacgtacagggatatacaatgtaatactgacatataatcacacacataggttggacttgatggacttgtgtcttttttcaacctcacctactatgtaactaaggtgTGAAGTAGGGAGGCAGAGGTAACAGAGTGATCAACAGGATTGAAAGGTTGGAGAGGGGAGGTTGGGGGGGCAGGCACAGAGGAATTGAATGGAGGATGTAAGGGAGGAAGTTGGGCCCACTAATATCCGAGAAGTTTactatgaatacattttttattctattttgatATCTGTATATTTAAAATGGGTGGGGggagggtgagggagagagggtAATGGATGTTTGTATGTTAAAGATAATTattgaaaaatgtttaataaagattatagagtaaaaaaaaaaagttctgctatgATACATTGTAAGCAGCcaggcattttattgcagaagagacatgcaatgtctcttctgcaataaaacacactTTCCTACCTGCTCGCAGTAATCCCCAGCCTGTAAACTGAGCTCTGCATGCACAGTTTAGCTTACAGCGACCGGGACAATCCTGTGTGCCAGGattcatgcacaggagtgacatcatcctgtcCCAGCCAATGAAGATGGGCGAAACCCAGTACACAGGAGAAGATGCCAGCACTGACTAAGGAGTGTTGGGAAGGTGAGTATTACTGCCTTTAATTCTGTTTTAacaaatgttgttcaaaagtacttTAAAATTTAGTTTGTGCTTAACATTTGATTTCGTTATGAATTAAATTTCCCTGAACGATAACCACATTCACATTCAAATTCATTAattcaagaaaaaatgtttttactctgttcctttgaattttctcatcactagggtcaaaaacaaatgttgatttgacctcactaaccaaagagaataaaaaaaaaaattccaaacaaataaaaatgtcaaacaaaaatccactagtgtgtatggccagcttaagctagGTACTTATAGCCAAGACTGGGGACAACAAGAAAGGTCTCAggaggagaagctgtatgggaaaaCTCTGTTCAGAAATCACCAACTATTTTTAGAATCTGAGGTTATTGAAGGTGTTGCCTTCTTGTAAATTATATACAGTATTGTATTTGTAAAAAAGGCGATAGTCTCACTCTCACATATTTAAAAAAGCGAACCACACTAGTTTAGAATATCATATGAACATAGTAATCAAAACTGTTAGAAAGCAATTACACATGAAAGTGCAAACTATTTTTAATATGAATATCAAACATATACATACCGTAGATTataataaaataacatttaaatagATACTGTACAAGTGCTCACATAATTCTATATATCTTTGCTGTGATATGTTACCCTAAAATAGGCTTTTGTTTAAGGTACAACTACACTTTGGGTAGAAAATCCAATTACCTCCATAAACTCTAACTTCATTCTAACCTCCATTAATATCTAACTTAGAACCCCATCCTGGTGCATATTTACCTCTTTGTGCATTCCCATCCATGGTGTTTATATGGTTAGTCAATaaactttttccccacaaatatgaATGGAACTCTAAACCTACAGTAGAGACACTACAAGCACAGCACCAGTCGAAGTAACTTTACAGGCCAAATGTGTAGCTGAACTTTAAAAGGAAACCTCTGTGGACCAAAATGGATGAATGTAAAATTCTCATAGTCTCCTAATGAACACCTGTAAGACAATTTTCCTACTCTTGACTGTGCAGTTACAACAGTGGTTGTAGACCAGAGACATGCTCTGTgttatgtgaaaaaagaaaactaaagcgctgatgtggattctctataaaataacaaaacaccaaaatGAAATGTGTaggctgcaaccaaccaattagtgctgtgacacctttttgctataaatcaatataaaatatgttggtgcgcttatcaaactatccccatctgttgaaatggtgcttatatataaaatcctaaaccataaaaataccctgatatcataatcagtaaagtgaataagtgcaaataaataatcaatcaataaagtgaataaatgcaaaaaaatgcatcaaaaaacatatacccgtatatactcgagtataagtcgagtttttcagcacattattttgtgctgaaagtgcccccctcgacttatacttgtgtcaagcacttttctgcagcaaaaaatttcattttccgaaccaattttggggccccatatctcagggccacttggtgctaggaacccaaaatttggtatacaaacccagtggaaccataacatatccaaagctggagttcctagctccaagtggccccgagatacggggccccaaattaggttcggaaaatgtcattctctgctgcagaaaagtgcttgacattttctgaaccaatttttggggccctgtatctcggggccacttggtgctagaaaccccagcattggatattttatggtgctagttccactgggtttgcacaccaaatttggagttcttAGCACTAAGAGGCCCTGAgaaactgtgtccatctgcagcaatgtcatttcgggactctttgggttcagagaccccaaattttggctgcagctagggggcatctaggaacccttaactaccgagtttgaagttcgggggacctatggctgcaaatgggcacagtgaggctgcaaatgggcacagtgaggctgcaaacgggcattgttgaccctcttttccacttacagtagctgtgcatttctcaccctcgtcttatactcgggtcaataagtttttcccatttttttgtggtaaattagggcctcgacttatactcggatcgaattatactcgagtatatacggtaccctgatatcataatcagtaaagtgaataggtgagaataaatatagcaatcaataaagtgaataaatgcaaatagatgcatcaaaaaacatataagggaacacacatccctagatatatgtagatgaaaaaaaaaaaaacagcaataaatagtgtctgtttgtgttaatccagctgaggtctgaatgtccaatcaattgcctttgatgaacttgcttgtatttcaattctcacagatcacagttgcatgatgaattacatttgcaagacGATGATTCACATAAaggtaaaagaaaaaccatcattgcgcagtgttttaaatgctacaagactgggcaaacaatgtaatccactcacacatttgcagtagctgaatcgcttttgctaaaatggtcagacagcttcaccgctcatacagctatcgctgtgtttgccgaacactatgcaaAGACGTCACCGACTCTTTCTCCCCACGTGTATCAtcacgtcacgtgactttctcaagggtagctacccttgaaaaagtcacgtgacatgtgatgatacgcgtggggagaaggagtcggtgacgtcttcgcatagtgttcggcaaagcggtgaagctgtctgaccattataacaaaagcgattcagctactgcaaatgtgtgagtggattacattgtttgcccagtcttgtagcatttaaaaacactgcgcaatgatggtttttcttttatctttatgtgaatcatcatcttgcaaatgtaattcatcatgcaactgtgatctgtgagaattgaaatacaagcaagttcgtCAAAGgcaattgatcggacattcagacctcagctggattaacacaaacagacactatttattgctgttttttttttttttttttcatctacatatatctagggatgtgtgttcccttatatgttttttgatgcatctatttgcatttattcactttattgattgctatatttatttgcacctattcactttactgattgtgatatcagggtatatgttttttgatgcttttttttgcattcattcactttattgattgattatttatttgcacttattcactttactgattatgatatcaggatatttttatggtttaggattttatatataagcaccactccaacagatggggatagtttgataagcgcaccaacatattttatattgatgctCTGTGTTATAATGCGTTAATACCAGATCTATGCTTAGTATGATAATGCAAAAGTACCGATTTTGCTAGGAGCTGCTGGAAAGTGGACCTGCTCCTTATTACCCCCATAGTTTTCAAAAGCTGATGGGGAATTACCAGTAGAAATATCACGAGCAAACTGAAAATGCAGAGGAATCAGTGAAGTGACTTTAACTCTCCTGAATATATGTATGCATATTTGTCTGGTCCTTGGCAAATTATATAGTTCATAAATCATGACTGTCTGGATTTGAAAACTGTGTGAATTTCTGCAGATCAGCAAGGAGAATCATAAGTAGCCTGTTTACTGATTCAGTTACTATTAAACATTAGTTACTTCCATCAGTCTTGGTGTGCTAAAAATCCGATAAGTTGGTCACCACATTGAGTTCTGCGTCATAAATTTATAATGATTCCCAGGATTTATGTACATAAACAAGCCATTGATATTAAACGTCACAACATGCCTTTGGTATTGTCATACATGTGAGTAATAGCATTTCAATTGTTACAGGTCCACCAAGTTCATACCTAATGTATAGGTACATGTAATGTATATCTCATGATGCTATGTGCCTTTTGTATCTGTGTACTTTTCTTGCAGTGAATTTAACGGCTCACATGCTGCCTTTCAACACATATCTTGTCCATGATCTGAACTTGGTGAACCAGGCAAAGCTGAACCAGACTTGATGGCGAGAGGATGCTTTTCTGGTTCTTCCTGGGTTTTAGGCCTCCTCTGCGTCCGCCCTGCACATCTCTCAACCAATAACTTTACTTCTTGCTTCACATTACTATTAAGGAGACCATAGATGACAGGATTGATGCAAGTCGTAATCATGGATAACAAATGACACAAGGAGAAGATAAGATTGTGGTAGCACACGGAAATCAGTTGATGGTCCCATTCCACAATGATATTAAAAATTTGAAGTGGCAAATAGCAAATGGCAAATGCTCCAAGCATGGAGCCTAACATAATGTTGATTCTTCTCATGTGGCTATAGCTCCTTCCTAACAGACCTTCCCTATGGTGTAAATACACAGAAATCCGGAAGTAGCAACATAGTATAAAGCAAAGTGGCACGACGTATTGCAAGAGCAAAATTGTCACAGTGTATGCTCTCCTCTCCTGAACAGAGGTCCATTTCTCCAAGCAAACAGACTTGTCTGCAAGTGAGTCGaaaacatttgaaatatttttgtGAATGCCATCTGTCAAATCTACAGCATTGATCAATGGCACAGCCAGAAGAGAAGCCATAACCCAAACAAGTAATATAGCTATGTAAGCTTGGAGGACACTAGGTTTCCACCCAGTTGGGTGTAGGATAAGTTGATGTCTTTCCAAAGCAATGAGGGCTAGGATCATGACTGATACTGTAACAGATGCACACATGACAAAATTGGTGATCTTGCATAAGCACCGACCAAACATCCAGTAATCCATGATGGTGTAGACAACTGTGAAGGGTAAGCAGAAGATTCCTACTAGGATGTCAGAGAAGGCTAGATTGGCAATAAGAATGTTAGTCACATTGCCCTTCTCTTTTCTTCGAAAGAGCACATATATCAAGGAGCTATTCCCCAGCAAGCCCAGGACTATCATCAAGCTGTAAGATGTTCCCAGAAAGGGTGTAATATCAGGTACATGTCGACATTTGTTCATTATAAGTTTCTGGAGGGCTGTGTGGAGTGTGTGgttcatcctgtgtaaaaaaataaaagagaaaacataCATTATATTCAAATATGTGGTGAAAATTCTCTCCGATTAGCACCCAATTCTGCCGTAAACTCATATTTCTGTTTTAGGTTTTGAAATGGTGTGATGAAccatatgctgttttttttatttctgaaggacactaaagctggccataaatgttctatttgtcaaaaaaaaaaaaaagcttcccataaatggattattttttttttatcagccagtTGGCTTATTAAGAGTAAAAGAAAaggaattcccccatccacacaagtgaggtgacTGTAGGAATCCtgcctgctgtgctattgtattctgacagtgaggactcctctgctgtcaaaatatactgatcagcgctgcagcaaATCGAATTTCTGTTCCAGAGGAGTCAATTATTAGACTGAATCCTCTCAAATGataacagccatagatggatcaagatgtgactggtctctgctgaaccagccaaatgttGTTCCTAGGGCCATCTTAAGTAATCATTTTCCTGCAATAGTTTGTTTATCCACCTACTCAACAAAACCATACGGGGAAAGTCATTCTCACCAACATAagccaaaaaaagtgtctgatTCCTTGTTCAGCATTCTgtataatgtaaaataaattaatTGAGAGTACaggaaaatatttacagaaaaaaaaaaaaatagacaacagTAAAATAAATTAGATTAAAAATTAAAGGTAGTTAGCAAGGTTTGCCTGGATTTTACTTCCTATGCAAATTCAATCCACTTCAGAGTGTTGATACACTGACCAGTAACTGGCTCTCATGAATGACTCTCAGCATTCATGCACGGTTTTGATGGGGATGAGAGCTCCTAGCTGCCAATGGCAGCAGATATTTTGTGGACTCTCTAGAGTGCCACTGAGCCAAATCCCACCCAATAAATTAACCTGAGGGGTGTTTTATGATATTCTAGCGGACCATCTCTCTAGGCCAGATTTTCTAAATACATCAATATTTCCAGATGACTATGTTTTTATAAGAACATACAGTACAGTATTTTGTACAAAATGGAATTGTGGTTTGATAGAAATCCAACATGATATAAACCAGATGCACACATTGCTTCAGGGATGTGACCAATCCGCCTTCTTTACATTATAACATAGGTATGGTTGGTATCAAACTGATTATTTTCTTACACATTTGGGTAGACACTTGCTATGAATGTAGCTTTCTATCAGGATTTataaaatatgaatatattttGGTTTCGTCAGTTAAAGAAAATGCCATACCATTGTATTGCTTCAAACCATTTCTGGATTATTAACAAGTATTTACAAGAGCTATTAGTAGGCTCTGACTCAATGGAGGTTTATGGTGCCAGATTTTGAACAGAATATCTTATAGTCTGTTGTGGGCTCTGCTATAAATTTCATGACATGCATGACAGGCCATTTCATGACAAAGCTTATTAGAAGTCTTTTGATGATTTGCAGACCCTGCTCAATACCGTTTTTGACTCCAACCTGCTTGCATCAACCTGATCTGACTTATGctggtagtattagtaggagggtAGGATGAGATGTGCCTTATAGCTTTGCCTGTCCTCACACCCAAGACCTAAATCTAATTGTCGCTGACTTGTAATTTGTGGAAAAATGAGAGTGGCACAGTGCTTACCATGACTTCTCTATTATCTCCACTCTCTATCAATTTGGGGTTATCAAACCTCATTATAATCAGAGTCTGCTCTAGCCTGATTTAAAGATCACAAGCAATAATGAGTGAATCAGAATTCAGCCTGGACTTGACATTCTCTTGACATTCTCCTGGACTTGACATTCTGCTATGTGAACAGGTTCACTATCCCTATTTATTAAATAGGTAAAGCAGTATCTGTGGGGTCGTCCACATTGTGTACTTCCACTTGGAGGTTGCTGTGGCCCCTGGCAACATGCAGAGTGACAGCAGAGTGATAGTGGCTGGAACAGTCTCTGAGTTCCAGTACCTTTCATTTAAAGAACAGGGGGAACTGTTAGGCAGGGTGATCTCTGCCTAAGAGTTGAAGTAAAATCCCAACCTGGCCACCAATGAAGGGGAGGGTATTTTGTTTCTACTGATCACCAAGAAAGAAGGGTTTATTTTTGTTTCAACTAACACTAATGTTAGGGATTATTATTTTGGTGCTGGGGGGTTGTTATTGCCACCACgtacaccagtgctgggggttactaTTATTGCCACTGGCACTAACgttggattttattttatttccacacTACAAGCCATACACTGTGAAGCAATACCCACTTTATGGGCCAATTCCAGCCAAGTGTTCAGCAGGTCGCAAGCTACATGCACTGCATTTTTCTTCCTGTTTCCTTTAAAGCATCCCTAACTATTTTAAAATATTGCAAACAATGCAGGAGATGGAGTCCCTGAACTCCTGCATATCAGCTAAGTATGCTTTCTGCCTAAAGTCACACCCCGAGCATGCATGATGTTTAATTTCATGAtcattactgaaaataattttgatgCATGAAGATATAAAAAAATGATCTGCCCTGCATGTCAAATATGCAAGTATGCCATTGGTCAATGTGGCATACACAGTTTTAGCTAATATTagggggttgagttactaaaacctTGAGGGCCAATTTAAATCTATGCATTGCAGAAACATGCATTACAGTGCATTGCAGCAAAAATTTTGAGGCAGATCCAATTTTCAAGActtggtgcattggcagcccatttttTAATGGGCTGTCTTAATGCAATGTACACT
It contains:
- the LOC141105401 gene encoding neuropeptide Y receptor type 4-2-like, whose protein sequence is MNHTLHTALQKLIMNKCRHVPDITPFLGTSYSLMIVLGLLGNSSLIYVLFRRKEKGNVTNILIANLAFSDILVGIFCLPFTVVYTIMDYWMFGRCLCKITNFVMCASVTVSVMILALIALERHQLILHPTGWKPSVLQAYIAILLVWVMASLLAVPLINAVDLTDGIHKNISNVFDSLADKSVCLEKWTSVQERRAYTVTILLLQYVVPLCFILCCYFRISVYLHHREGLLGRSYSHMRRINIMLGSMLGAFAICYLPLQIFNIIVEWDHQLISVCYHNLIFSLCHLLSMITTCINPVIYGLLNSNVKQEVKLLVERCAGRTQRRPKTQEEPEKHPLAIKSGSALPGSPSSDHGQDMC